A genomic region of Gemmata massiliana contains the following coding sequences:
- a CDS encoding VWA domain-containing protein: MIPAAPAGPFKAAVPKTLPPELIAMIHKPGAITHSAPVAVSPPVRDPNVKPASGTNGARPSAPAARAMHGALRESQTVVYVLDTSGSMGAAGKFEAARAALVATLKQQPATVRFQIIVYDSSAYPLLASNGSALPTTEANIRAATTALAALEPRGKSNHLVAVRAALGISPDFIVLLTDADDLTARTLKPVLSSVSKAPPVCVGLVTPEGVQQPRELK, translated from the coding sequence GTGATCCCGGCGGCACCGGCCGGCCCGTTCAAAGCGGCTGTGCCCAAAACACTTCCGCCGGAACTGATTGCGATGATCCACAAGCCGGGGGCGATCACACATTCTGCGCCCGTGGCCGTTTCACCGCCCGTGCGCGACCCGAACGTTAAACCCGCGAGTGGCACGAACGGAGCGAGGCCCAGCGCGCCTGCTGCACGGGCGATGCACGGAGCACTTCGGGAAAGTCAGACTGTGGTGTACGTTCTCGATACCTCGGGCAGCATGGGAGCCGCGGGCAAGTTCGAGGCGGCTCGAGCCGCACTCGTGGCCACACTCAAGCAACAGCCCGCGACCGTGCGGTTCCAAATCATCGTGTACGACAGCAGTGCCTATCCGCTCCTCGCGTCAAACGGCAGCGCCCTACCCACGACCGAGGCGAACATTCGGGCCGCGACTACTGCGCTCGCCGCTCTGGAGCCGCGCGGGAAGAGTAATCACCTCGTCGCCGTGCGTGCTGCACTCGGCATAAGTCCCGATTTCATCGTGCTGCTCACGGACGCGGACGATCTGACCGCTCGCACGCTCAAACCGGTGCTGTCGTCGGTTTCCAAAGCGCCGCCGGTATGTGTCGGACTTGTGACCCCCGAGGGCGTACAACAGCCTCGCGAGTTGAAATAA
- a CDS encoding protein kinase domain-containing protein, with translation MASPSDPDEVEPTLLPGAAPQGARAEAPVAAITPPPTFQGAPDATLAHPVMPDADATLDSAAGPVARGDTNDDVDVTQIASARSAPDAGTVIGSNVAEPGATLPSPPGRTVASGAISGGISGDLSHDTAPVSVSTGPSVPNLAPQTSGTMVGRFALRGLHASGGLGEVFTARDTELNREVAVKRIKSRYADDPGSRRRFLTEAELTARLDHPGVVPVFGLVNDARGRPVYAMRFIRGETLKDEIDRYYGTNAAKGSGAEKTEKTEKGESKSAEPSATPAPAPSEKDVPRTVAFRNLLSRFVYVCKAIAYAHDKGIIHRDIKPANVMVGKFGEVLVVDWGLAKSLSDGPDFDRIMRANAEAGFRHDPEATDLPSHMTMAGTAVGTPSYMPPEQAAGELDKVGPRADVYSLGATLFVILAGRAPFVGKSALETIELVRRGTFDPPGTVNTECPKPLDAICRKAMALNQNDRYATALDLAVDVERWLSDEPVSAYRDPLTARLARWARRHPARIATGVSLLIAGVLAAGGIAWAVNEGRKSTQKALDLVTEKEKETAAERDKVTAQEKETAKALVQVTKEKEKTEAEKVRVGLARDVARSRYEKAVEAYNTLVHDIDKKLADRAGMQAIRKTLLLNATDGLKKLIEGKVEGDIGADRTLVSAHRQMGEVYQLVGETTQARERFLESVKIARDVKQLATEMGDARTPEARATDLRAANRDLARSLDKLAGIHVQAGDTKSALGAINEAVTIFEALAADKSDTVAQQDLAAALARRSQILKERGEIGKAVEDCERALAYRKELSGQPSASLDRQREFADSLDALAGLQLHTGDTVGANANAVRCLKLRGELAPQFPRDRADVRRELADAYARLGEVHFDCALMSAAARDYDDGVRVLDELIVLDPQNAGAAADRALLWGRLGHVQIRTGDLATAFTNTKKGKEACLALEAIDSKSAKAQRDLALARQRHGDALLANGYTKDALAEYEASFAFLKALQELDTESAAARFELAHGWEYIGDCKLALKDPKGAVIAFQKGAGILEELGGKDEGCATVTRALAVTLYKQADAHCADGKPVPANKLASRSTKMLVGLAAANPGSAQAQRDVALAYGKWGQVLANDGHPTGALIVWQSSLDRFQKLARLDEKNFQAKEEEATAWERLAGFYATLGNGPQALASARSAITLWLALKGNADTRTKAGQRRLALALIRCGDINAEIRQLSTAKDWYEQALSEVQRMKDDPLLGPVAQLANEKLVFLEAVKVGLSNPQNLADKKYDSTRILALRMVATLEVRADHPPEAAAVAYELARYAKTAEDLFAIANTFAGCAAASRGTDSAKISDAKKAVAALRKAINEGFHDAGALATPEWEAVNRRDPDFAKVREAVIQQRNATKN, from the coding sequence ATGGCTTCGCCAAGCGACCCGGACGAGGTCGAGCCGACGTTATTGCCGGGCGCAGCGCCACAAGGCGCCCGCGCGGAGGCGCCGGTTGCCGCTATTACGCCTCCCCCAACGTTTCAGGGGGCTCCGGACGCGACGCTCGCGCACCCCGTGATGCCCGACGCCGACGCGACCCTCGATTCCGCCGCTGGCCCCGTGGCACGAGGGGACACGAACGACGACGTGGACGTGACCCAGATCGCGAGCGCGCGTTCGGCCCCCGACGCCGGTACGGTGATCGGCTCGAACGTCGCGGAACCCGGGGCGACGCTACCGTCCCCTCCGGGCCGCACCGTCGCGTCGGGCGCGATCTCTGGTGGGATTTCTGGCGACCTGTCGCACGACACCGCGCCCGTTTCCGTGTCCACTGGGCCGAGCGTGCCGAACCTTGCGCCGCAAACGAGCGGCACGATGGTCGGCCGGTTCGCGCTCCGGGGGTTGCACGCGAGCGGCGGGTTGGGCGAGGTCTTCACCGCGCGCGACACCGAACTGAACCGCGAGGTCGCGGTCAAGCGCATCAAGTCGCGCTACGCCGACGACCCGGGCAGCCGGCGCCGGTTCCTGACGGAAGCCGAACTCACGGCCCGCCTCGATCACCCCGGCGTGGTGCCCGTCTTCGGTCTCGTGAACGACGCCCGCGGGCGGCCCGTTTACGCGATGCGGTTCATCCGCGGTGAAACGCTCAAAGACGAAATCGACCGTTACTACGGCACGAACGCGGCTAAGGGATCGGGGGCCGAAAAGACCGAGAAGACCGAGAAGGGCGAATCGAAGTCGGCCGAACCCAGCGCAACTCCGGCCCCCGCGCCGAGCGAAAAGGACGTTCCGCGCACGGTCGCGTTCCGCAACCTGTTGTCGCGCTTCGTTTACGTGTGCAAGGCCATTGCCTACGCGCACGACAAGGGGATCATTCACCGCGACATCAAGCCGGCGAACGTGATGGTCGGCAAGTTCGGTGAAGTGCTCGTGGTGGACTGGGGATTGGCGAAGTCGTTGTCGGACGGCCCCGATTTCGACCGCATCATGCGGGCCAACGCCGAGGCCGGGTTCCGCCACGACCCCGAAGCGACCGACCTCCCGTCGCACATGACGATGGCCGGGACCGCCGTTGGTACGCCGTCGTACATGCCGCCCGAGCAGGCGGCCGGGGAACTCGATAAGGTCGGTCCGCGTGCGGACGTGTACTCGCTCGGCGCCACGCTGTTCGTCATCCTCGCCGGCCGCGCGCCGTTCGTGGGGAAGAGCGCGCTGGAGACGATCGAACTCGTGCGGCGCGGCACGTTCGATCCGCCGGGCACAGTGAACACCGAGTGCCCGAAACCGCTCGACGCGATTTGCCGCAAGGCGATGGCGCTGAACCAGAACGACCGCTACGCGACCGCGCTGGACCTGGCGGTTGACGTAGAGCGGTGGCTCTCCGACGAACCGGTGAGTGCGTACCGCGATCCACTCACCGCGCGCCTCGCGCGCTGGGCGCGCCGGCACCCGGCTCGGATCGCGACCGGGGTGTCGCTACTCATCGCCGGCGTACTTGCGGCGGGGGGGATCGCCTGGGCCGTGAACGAGGGGCGCAAGAGCACGCAGAAGGCGCTCGACCTCGTGACCGAGAAGGAAAAGGAAACGGCCGCGGAACGCGACAAGGTGACTGCGCAGGAGAAAGAGACGGCCAAAGCGCTCGTGCAGGTCACCAAGGAGAAAGAAAAGACTGAGGCCGAAAAAGTCCGCGTTGGGCTAGCCCGAGACGTGGCCCGGTCGCGTTACGAAAAGGCGGTCGAAGCGTACAACACGCTCGTTCACGACATCGACAAGAAGCTCGCCGACCGCGCCGGGATGCAGGCGATTCGGAAGACGCTGCTGCTGAACGCGACCGACGGCCTCAAAAAGCTTATCGAGGGTAAGGTCGAGGGCGACATCGGGGCCGACCGCACGCTGGTGTCCGCGCACCGACAAATGGGCGAAGTGTACCAGCTCGTGGGCGAAACGACCCAGGCGCGCGAGCGGTTCCTGGAGTCGGTGAAGATCGCCCGAGACGTGAAGCAGCTCGCAACAGAAATGGGCGACGCACGCACCCCAGAGGCACGTGCGACCGATCTCCGCGCTGCGAACCGCGATCTCGCCCGGTCGCTCGACAAGCTGGCTGGCATTCACGTTCAAGCGGGTGACACAAAGTCCGCGCTCGGTGCGATCAACGAAGCGGTCACCATTTTCGAGGCTCTGGCCGCGGACAAGAGCGATACCGTTGCCCAGCAAGACCTCGCCGCGGCCCTCGCCCGCCGGTCGCAGATTCTCAAAGAGCGTGGGGAAATCGGCAAAGCGGTAGAAGACTGCGAGCGCGCCTTAGCCTATCGCAAGGAACTATCCGGACAGCCGTCCGCGAGCCTCGATCGCCAGCGCGAGTTCGCGGACAGTCTCGACGCACTCGCGGGCCTGCAACTCCATACCGGGGATACCGTTGGTGCCAATGCGAACGCGGTGCGGTGCCTGAAATTGCGGGGCGAACTCGCGCCCCAATTTCCCCGCGACCGGGCCGACGTTCGGCGCGAACTCGCGGACGCATACGCCCGGCTGGGAGAAGTTCACTTTGACTGCGCGCTAATGAGCGCGGCCGCCAGGGATTACGACGACGGGGTTCGGGTTCTGGATGAATTGATTGTGCTCGATCCGCAGAACGCGGGCGCCGCCGCCGATCGCGCGCTCCTGTGGGGCCGGCTCGGGCACGTCCAAATTCGCACCGGCGATTTAGCGACGGCCTTCACAAACACCAAAAAGGGAAAGGAAGCGTGCCTGGCGCTCGAAGCGATCGACTCCAAATCGGCGAAGGCTCAACGCGACCTCGCGCTCGCGCGCCAGCGCCACGGCGATGCCCTTCTCGCTAACGGCTACACCAAAGACGCTTTGGCGGAGTACGAGGCATCGTTTGCGTTTCTGAAGGCGCTCCAGGAACTCGACACCGAGAGCGCTGCGGCCCGGTTCGAGCTCGCACACGGTTGGGAGTACATCGGCGATTGCAAACTCGCTCTCAAAGACCCCAAGGGGGCCGTAATCGCGTTTCAGAAGGGTGCGGGAATTCTTGAGGAATTGGGCGGCAAAGACGAGGGGTGTGCGACCGTGACGCGCGCCCTCGCGGTGACGCTGTACAAACAGGCGGACGCACACTGCGCGGATGGGAAACCCGTTCCGGCTAACAAGCTCGCGAGCCGATCCACGAAGATGCTCGTGGGCCTCGCCGCCGCCAACCCGGGTAGTGCGCAAGCCCAGCGCGACGTCGCCCTGGCTTACGGCAAATGGGGCCAGGTGCTCGCCAACGACGGCCACCCCACGGGCGCCCTCATCGTGTGGCAGAGTTCGCTGGACCGGTTCCAGAAACTCGCGCGGCTCGACGAGAAGAACTTCCAAGCGAAAGAAGAAGAGGCGACCGCGTGGGAGCGGCTCGCCGGGTTCTACGCGACCCTCGGTAACGGCCCCCAGGCGCTCGCGTCCGCGCGCAGCGCGATCACGCTATGGCTCGCGCTCAAGGGTAACGCGGACACGCGCACCAAGGCCGGCCAGCGCCGGCTCGCGCTCGCGCTGATCCGGTGCGGCGACATCAACGCCGAGATACGGCAACTGTCCACCGCGAAGGACTGGTACGAGCAGGCGCTGAGCGAAGTGCAACGAATGAAAGACGATCCGCTGCTCGGCCCGGTCGCCCAACTCGCGAACGAGAAACTCGTGTTTCTGGAGGCGGTGAAGGTCGGTCTGAGCAACCCTCAGAATCTCGCCGACAAGAAATACGACTCCACGCGGATTCTGGCGCTGCGGATGGTCGCGACGCTCGAAGTGCGTGCGGACCACCCGCCCGAAGCCGCCGCGGTCGCTTACGAACTGGCGCGCTACGCGAAGACCGCTGAGGATTTGTTTGCGATCGCAAACACGTTCGCCGGGTGCGCCGCCGCGTCACGGGGAACCGATTCGGCCAAGATCAGCGACGCGAAGAAGGCCGTGGCCGCGCTGCGAAAGGCGATCAACGAAGGGTTCCATGACGCGGGCGCACTCGCTACCCCGGAGTGGGAAGCAGTCAACCGGCGCGATCCGGATTTCGCCAAAGTGCGCGAGGCCGTCATTCAACAACGCAACGCCACGAAGAACTGA
- the rho gene encoding transcription termination factor Rho, which yields MSDPRNSALGVLEMHPRGHGFLRNPAKNYTPTPNDAYVPGPLINKLNLAEGVMLGGTLEPPRRGSGPRLATVTEIEGADPKLFRRRAWDELTPVDPTKWLRLETGPEPLTTRVMDMFTPIGMGQRGLIVAPPRSGKTVLLTHIAQAVLANHPNVHLMILLVDERPEEVTDIKRNIVRKATEGAPATPPPVEVIASSSDQNTANHTRLAELVVERAKRLTEQGKDALVLLDSLTRLARAYNKTAGSGRTMSGGVDSKALDVPKRLFGAARAFEEGGTLTILGTALIETGSRMDEVIFQEFKGTGNMELVLNRALAERRVYPAIDLGASGTRKEERLLSAEMLDQITLLRRSLMQQKPVEAMEGLVTRLAKTKSNAEFLMQMGKMGR from the coding sequence ATGTCTGATCCTCGCAACAGCGCGCTGGGCGTGCTGGAGATGCACCCACGGGGGCACGGGTTCCTCCGTAACCCCGCTAAGAACTACACCCCTACGCCGAACGACGCCTACGTCCCGGGGCCGCTCATCAACAAGCTGAACCTCGCCGAAGGGGTGATGCTCGGCGGCACGCTCGAACCGCCGCGGCGCGGATCGGGTCCGCGGCTCGCGACCGTGACCGAGATTGAGGGCGCGGACCCGAAGCTGTTCCGCCGCCGCGCCTGGGACGAACTTACCCCCGTTGACCCCACGAAGTGGCTCCGGCTCGAAACTGGCCCGGAACCGCTTACCACGCGCGTGATGGACATGTTCACGCCCATCGGGATGGGGCAGCGGGGGTTGATCGTGGCCCCGCCGCGCTCGGGCAAAACGGTCCTCCTCACGCACATCGCACAGGCAGTTCTCGCCAACCACCCGAACGTTCACCTCATGATCCTGCTCGTGGACGAGCGGCCCGAGGAGGTGACCGACATCAAGCGGAACATCGTCCGCAAGGCGACCGAAGGTGCCCCTGCAACCCCGCCGCCGGTCGAGGTGATCGCGTCCAGTTCCGACCAGAACACCGCCAACCACACGCGGCTCGCGGAACTGGTGGTGGAGCGCGCAAAGCGCCTGACGGAGCAGGGGAAGGACGCGCTCGTGCTGCTCGACAGCCTGACCCGGTTGGCCCGCGCGTACAACAAGACGGCCGGCAGCGGGCGCACGATGAGCGGCGGCGTGGACAGCAAGGCGCTTGATGTGCCGAAGCGCCTGTTCGGCGCGGCCCGTGCGTTCGAGGAGGGCGGTACCCTCACCATCTTGGGCACCGCGCTCATCGAAACTGGCAGCCGCATGGATGAGGTGATCTTCCAGGAGTTCAAGGGCACCGGGAACATGGAACTGGTGCTGAACCGGGCGCTGGCCGAGCGCCGCGTGTACCCCGCGATCGACCTCGGCGCGTCCGGGACGCGGAAGGAAGAACGGCTCCTGTCGGCGGAGATGCTAGATCAGATCACGCTCCTGCGCCGCAGTCTCATGCAGCAGAAACCGGTCGAGGCGATGGAGGGGTTGGTCACGCGGTTGGCGAAGACCAAGTCCAACGCCGAGTTCCTCATGCAGATGGGCAAAATGGGACGCTGA
- a CDS encoding serine hydrolase domain-containing protein has translation MTGTTSENLTPFDQLFADFITDHKIPGASVAITRTGKLVYARGFGYAKVAKKVEVQPDAPFRIASVSKPITGAAVVALAEQGKVKFDDPVLKYMKLDPFLPGGAKIDERWAKITVRQCLQHTGGWDRDKQGGFDPIATPCRIAREMKLPTEAPTPNDIVRYMLGRPLDFAPGSKMVYSNLGYLVLGRVIEAVTGQKYEAWVQKNVLAPAGARGMSLGRGVPEKRAKGEVCYYDSKKRTGRCLYAPRAGDQVPRPDGADNIEGFEAHGGWIGSAVDLVRFAAAFDYDKKSPVLSTKAITEMWARPDGDAGFGTDKQPRDAYYGCGWSVRPVGKTGKANTWHNGLIPGTSSLLVRRWDGLNWAVLFNTDATAGGQQPSALIDELMHTTAGTVKQWPESDLFEKFSPREKK, from the coding sequence ATGACGGGGACCACTAGCGAGAACCTCACCCCGTTCGACCAACTGTTTGCAGACTTCATTACCGACCACAAGATCCCGGGGGCCTCGGTCGCGATCACACGAACCGGCAAACTCGTCTACGCCCGCGGATTTGGGTACGCCAAAGTCGCGAAGAAGGTCGAAGTTCAGCCCGACGCCCCCTTTCGCATCGCGAGCGTTTCCAAGCCGATCACCGGCGCCGCGGTCGTGGCGCTCGCCGAACAGGGCAAAGTGAAGTTTGATGATCCGGTGCTCAAATACATGAAGCTCGACCCGTTTCTGCCCGGCGGGGCGAAAATCGATGAGCGGTGGGCGAAAATCACCGTCCGGCAGTGCCTCCAGCACACCGGCGGTTGGGACCGCGACAAGCAGGGCGGGTTCGACCCGATCGCGACCCCGTGCCGGATCGCCCGTGAGATGAAGCTCCCGACCGAGGCACCGACCCCGAACGACATCGTGCGGTATATGCTGGGGCGCCCGCTCGATTTCGCGCCCGGCAGCAAGATGGTCTACTCGAACCTCGGCTACCTCGTCCTCGGGCGCGTGATCGAGGCCGTCACGGGCCAGAAGTACGAAGCGTGGGTCCAGAAGAACGTTCTTGCCCCGGCGGGCGCTCGGGGCATGTCGCTGGGGCGCGGGGTGCCGGAAAAACGGGCAAAGGGCGAGGTGTGCTACTACGACTCGAAGAAGCGCACCGGGCGGTGCCTGTACGCGCCGCGCGCCGGCGATCAGGTACCGCGGCCCGACGGCGCGGACAACATCGAAGGGTTCGAGGCACACGGCGGTTGGATCGGGTCGGCGGTTGATCTGGTACGGTTCGCAGCCGCGTTCGATTATGACAAGAAATCCCCAGTTCTCTCCACGAAGGCGATCACCGAAATGTGGGCGCGGCCCGACGGCGACGCGGGTTTTGGTACCGACAAACAACCCCGGGACGCCTATTACGGCTGTGGGTGGAGCGTGCGCCCTGTGGGCAAGACGGGCAAAGCCAACACGTGGCACAACGGACTGATCCCCGGGACCAGTTCGCTCCTTGTCCGCCGGTGGGACGGCCTAAACTGGGCCGTGTTGTTTAATACCGACGCGACCGCCGGGGGGCAACAGCCGTCCGCGCTCATCGATGAGTTGATGCACACCACTGCCGGAACCGTGAAGCAGTGGCCCGAAAGCGATTTGTTTGAAAAATTCTCACCGCGCGAAAAGAAGTAA